One part of the Eubalaena glacialis isolate mEubGla1 chromosome 19, mEubGla1.1.hap2.+ XY, whole genome shotgun sequence genome encodes these proteins:
- the LOC133079789 gene encoding keratin-associated protein 2-3-like, whose amino-acid sequence MTGSCFGPISSSLGCAGGCFQPHCCHHPRCCRPVSCQTTVCRPVTCVPRCTRPICEPCRRPVCCAPCSLQDGCCRPITCCPTSCQAVVCRPCCWTTTCCHPVSVQSPCCRHPCCQPAPCWAPCRTSSCC is encoded by the coding sequence ATGACCGGCTCCTGCTTCggccccatctcctcctccctgggCTGCGCCGGAGGCTGCTTCCAGCCCCACTGCTGCCACCATCCCCGCTGCTGCCGCCCAGTGTCCTGCCAGACCACCGTGTGCCGCCCCGTGACCTGCGTGCCCCGCTGCACGCGCCCCATCTGTGAGCCCTGCCGCCGCCCAGTCTGCTGCGCCCCGTGCAGCCTGCAGGACGGCTGCTGCCGCCCCATCACCTGCTGCCCCACGTCCTGCCAGGCCGTGGTCTGCCGCCCCTGCTGCTGGACCACCACCTGCTGCCATCCCGTCTCTGTGCAGTCCCCGTGCTGCCGCCACCCCTGCTGCCAGCCGGCCCCCTGCTGGGCCCCCTGCAGGACTTCCTCCTGCTGCTGA
- the LOC133080297 gene encoding keratin-associated protein 2-3-like has translation MTGSCFGPISSSLGCAGGCFQPHCCHHPRCCRPVSCQTTVCRPVTCVPRCTRPICEPCRRPVCCAPCSLQDGCCRPITCCPTSCQAVVCRPCCWTTTCCHPVSVQSPCCRHPCCQPAPCWATCRTSSCC, from the coding sequence ATGACCGGCTCCTGCTTCggccccatctcctcctccctgggCTGCGCCGGAGGCTGCTTCCAGCCCCACTGCTGCCACCATCCCCGCTGCTGCCGCCCAGTGTCCTGCCAGACCACCGTGTGCCGCCCCGTGACCTGCGTGCCCCGCTGCACGCGCCCCATCTGTGAGCCCTGCCGCCGCCCAGTCTGCTGCGCCCCGTGCAGCCTGCAGGACGGCTGCTGCCGCCCCATCACCTGCTGCCCCACGTCCTGCCAGGCCGTGGTCTGCCGCCCCTGCTGCTGGACCACCACCTGCTGCCATCCCGTCTCTGTGCAGTCCCCGTGCTGCCGCCACCCCTGCTGCCAGCCGGCCCCCTGCTGGGCCACCTGCAGGACTTCCTCCTGCTGCTGA